From the genome of Streptomyces sp. NBC_01341, one region includes:
- a CDS encoding carbohydrate-binding module family 20 domain-containing protein, whose translation MARRSLSAALALATGAAVLAIPAGTAQAAPPGGKDVTAVMFEWKFASVAKACTDSLGPAGYGFVQVSPPQEHIQGGQWWTSYQPVSYRIAGRLGDRAAFANMVSTCHAAGVKVIADSVINHMSAGSGTGTGGSSYSKYDYPGTYSVNDMNDCQAQISNYGDRANVQNCELVGLADLDTGEDYVRGRIAGYLNDLLSLGVDGFRIDAAKHMPAADLANIKSRLSNTGVYWKHEAIYGAGEAVSPSEYLGSGDVQEFRYARGLKQVFNNENLANLRNFGEGWGFMESGKSAVFVDNHDTERGGDTLNYKDGAKYTLASVFMLAHPYGSPDVHSGYEWSDKDAGPPNGGQVNACYSDGWKCQHAWREISSMVGFRNAARGQAVSNWWDNGGDQIAFGRGSKAYVAINYEGSSLTRTFQTSLPAGDYCDVQSGKGVTVNGSGQFTATLGSGTAVALHAGARTCTGGTAPDPGNGQSGASFGVNATTQPGQNIYVTGDQAALGNWAPGSALKLDPATYPVWKLDVALPAGTSFAYKYLRKDASGNVTWESGANRTATVPSSGKVTLTADVWRS comes from the coding sequence ATGGCACGCAGATCCCTGTCTGCCGCGCTCGCCCTCGCCACGGGCGCCGCCGTCCTCGCCATCCCCGCCGGAACCGCCCAGGCCGCGCCGCCCGGCGGGAAGGACGTCACCGCGGTGATGTTCGAGTGGAAGTTCGCCTCCGTGGCCAAGGCCTGCACGGACAGCCTCGGGCCCGCCGGCTACGGCTTCGTCCAGGTCTCGCCGCCCCAGGAGCACATCCAGGGCGGCCAGTGGTGGACCTCGTACCAGCCCGTCAGCTACAGGATCGCCGGCCGGCTCGGTGACCGCGCCGCCTTCGCGAACATGGTCTCCACCTGTCACGCCGCGGGTGTCAAGGTCATCGCGGACTCGGTCATCAACCACATGTCCGCCGGTTCGGGCACCGGCACCGGAGGGTCCTCGTACAGCAAGTACGACTACCCGGGCACCTACTCCGTCAACGACATGAACGACTGCCAGGCGCAGATAAGCAACTACGGCGACCGGGCCAACGTCCAGAACTGCGAACTGGTCGGCCTGGCGGATCTGGACACCGGCGAGGACTACGTACGCGGCAGGATCGCCGGCTACCTCAACGACCTGCTGTCCCTCGGTGTCGACGGCTTCCGCATCGACGCCGCCAAGCACATGCCGGCCGCCGACCTCGCGAACATCAAGTCGCGTCTGAGCAACACCGGCGTGTACTGGAAACACGAGGCGATCTACGGCGCCGGCGAAGCCGTGTCGCCGTCGGAGTACCTCGGCAGCGGTGACGTCCAGGAGTTCCGCTACGCCCGCGGCCTCAAGCAGGTCTTCAACAACGAGAACCTCGCGAACCTCAGGAACTTCGGCGAGGGCTGGGGCTTCATGGAGTCCGGGAAGTCCGCGGTCTTCGTCGACAACCACGACACCGAGCGCGGCGGTGACACGCTGAACTACAAGGACGGCGCCAAGTACACCCTGGCGAGCGTCTTCATGCTGGCCCACCCCTACGGCTCCCCGGACGTCCATTCCGGCTACGAGTGGTCCGACAAGGACGCCGGCCCGCCCAACGGCGGCCAGGTCAACGCCTGTTACAGCGACGGCTGGAAGTGCCAGCACGCCTGGCGCGAGATCTCCTCCATGGTCGGCTTCCGCAACGCCGCCCGCGGTCAGGCCGTCTCGAACTGGTGGGACAACGGCGGCGACCAGATCGCGTTCGGCCGAGGCTCCAAGGCCTACGTCGCGATCAACTACGAGGGCTCCTCGCTGACCCGGACCTTCCAGACCTCGCTGCCCGCCGGTGACTACTGCGACGTCCAGTCCGGCAAGGGCGTCACCGTCAACGGTTCCGGGCAGTTCACCGCCACCCTGGGCTCCGGCACGGCCGTGGCCCTGCATGCCGGCGCCCGCACCTGCACCGGCGGCACGGCCCCCGACCCGGGCAACGGCCAGTCCGGCGCCTCCTTCGGCGTCAACGCCACCACCCAGCCCGGCCAGAACATCTACGTCACCGGCGACCAGGCGGCCCTCGGCAACTGGGCGCCCGGCAGCGCGCTGAAGCTCGACCCGGCGACGTACCCCGTGTGGAAGCTCGACGTGGCCCTGCCCGCCGGGACCTCGTTCGCCTACAAGTACCTCCGCAAGGACGCGAGCGGCAACGTCACCTGGGAGAGCGGTGCCAACCGCACCGCCACCGTGCCGTCCTCCGGCAAGGTCACGCTGACCGCCGACGTCTGGCGCAGCTGA